A genomic window from Aurantimicrobium photophilum includes:
- a CDS encoding chorismate-binding protein, producing MATHDTNLHSFSSLLAEGHKVIPVTRSLFADAETPISIYRKLASGVPGSFLLESAEQGGIWSRFSFVGVSSYGVITDHDVTPQWQDFGLSSQDAFGGEIPATGLSALDALYRRWKTPHIEGMPPLTGALVGFIGWEAIRELENLPSAPPADFSIPRQGLSFSREVIVLDHKFGTVTLISNVLVLGDSPSAEELLTSAQARLDDLQLRLSVPGPVGLAHIDLDTVAEPRLRTPKQDFLDAVVTSKKHIVDGDVFQVVISQRFDADNSASPEDVYRVLRSLNPSPYMYLLALETVDGTPYSIVGSSPEALVKVSSGRVFTHPIAGSRPRGANPEEDLELETDLLADDKERSEHLMLVDLARNDLLRVCDAGSVEVTEFMRVERFSHIMHIVSSVEGDLASGKGPVDVFRATFPAGTLSGAPKPRALEIIDDLEPAQRGVYGGVVGYFDFAGDADLAIAIRTVVLKDDKAYVQAGAGLVMDSVPETEYLETQNKAAAPLRAVAIANALKKV from the coding sequence GTGGCTACGCACGACACCAACTTGCACTCATTCAGCTCATTGCTTGCTGAGGGTCACAAAGTAATTCCTGTCACCCGCTCACTTTTTGCAGATGCAGAAACACCCATCAGTATCTATCGCAAGCTTGCGTCAGGAGTACCTGGTTCATTCCTACTCGAATCTGCTGAACAGGGCGGTATTTGGTCCAGGTTCTCCTTCGTCGGTGTATCAAGCTATGGCGTCATTACCGATCATGACGTTACTCCTCAGTGGCAAGATTTTGGACTTTCTTCACAGGATGCTTTCGGTGGTGAGATTCCTGCGACAGGTCTGAGTGCACTGGATGCTCTTTACCGTCGTTGGAAGACCCCTCACATTGAGGGGATGCCTCCACTGACGGGTGCACTCGTCGGTTTTATTGGATGGGAAGCTATCCGAGAGTTAGAGAATCTCCCAAGTGCACCTCCTGCTGATTTCTCTATTCCCCGACAGGGTCTGAGTTTTTCTCGCGAGGTCATTGTTCTCGATCACAAATTTGGGACAGTCACACTGATCTCCAACGTTCTCGTTCTGGGGGATTCACCTTCGGCTGAAGAACTTCTCACCAGTGCACAAGCGCGTTTGGATGATCTGCAACTCCGACTCTCCGTACCTGGACCCGTCGGCTTGGCTCACATTGACCTGGATACGGTCGCCGAACCTCGTCTGCGCACACCCAAACAAGATTTCCTCGATGCAGTTGTTACCTCAAAGAAGCACATTGTTGATGGTGATGTATTCCAGGTTGTGATCTCACAACGCTTTGATGCTGACAATTCAGCTTCTCCTGAAGATGTGTATCGAGTTCTCCGGAGCTTGAACCCCAGCCCATACATGTATTTGTTGGCTCTGGAAACGGTTGACGGCACTCCCTACTCGATAGTGGGTTCGAGCCCAGAAGCACTCGTCAAGGTGTCCTCTGGTCGAGTCTTTACTCACCCCATTGCAGGATCAAGACCACGTGGCGCAAATCCTGAAGAGGATCTTGAATTAGAAACTGACCTGCTGGCCGATGACAAGGAACGTTCAGAGCACTTGATGCTCGTAGACCTTGCTCGCAATGATCTTTTGCGGGTTTGTGACGCCGGTTCGGTTGAAGTTACTGAGTTCATGCGTGTGGAACGTTTCTCTCACATCATGCATATCGTCAGTTCTGTAGAAGGTGACCTTGCTTCAGGTAAGGGTCCCGTTGACGTATTTCGTGCAACATTCCCTGCAGGTACGCTGAGCGGTGCTCCCAAGCCCCGAGCTCTCGAAATCATTGACGACCTCGAACCGGCCCAACGCGGCGTCTATGGGGGAGTAGTTGGATACTTCGACTTCGCGGGAGATGCAGATTTGGCCATCGCCATTCGCACGGTTGTGCTCAAAGATGACAAAGCATATGTTCAAGCTGGTGCAGGTCTCGTGATGGATTCAGTTCCTGAAACTGAATATCTCGAAACTCAAAACAAAGCTGCTGCTCCGTTGCGTGCTGTAGCCATCGCTAACGCACTGAAGAAGGTGTGA
- a CDS encoding DUF6704 family protein, giving the protein MSNDIVDPGEGHSPAAWTAVITMLVFFAIGTAAFVLAIEWLVWASAVGIFVGWGLGFLLAKLGYGVNGPKFTPKPHHY; this is encoded by the coding sequence ATGAGCAACGACATCGTTGATCCAGGAGAGGGCCACTCGCCCGCAGCATGGACTGCCGTTATTACCATGTTGGTATTTTTTGCCATTGGTACAGCCGCATTCGTTCTTGCGATTGAATGGCTTGTCTGGGCTTCAGCCGTCGGTATTTTTGTCGGATGGGGACTTGGTTTCCTTTTGGCAAAGCTTGGTTATGGTGTGAACGGTCCTAAGTTCACCCCCAAGCCTCACCACTACTAA
- a CDS encoding Trp biosynthesis-associated membrane protein, with protein sequence MNYRKFKSYSLFAAFVLSAVILIGWSQTWFFLEVTFPTENSEGLAVSGQIAAPGLSAFGLAGFAITAALALSSVVIRRILGVLLFGLGVAVVLMSISAWSDPVLAAASQLTALSAISDIETLRTFVISSSATVWPGITAVAGILLVPAGIIIVFTAGKWGTGSRKFDRVGPSGSDSGQAKPPQRAPDENKDVSSVNIDAWDSLSHGTDPTIN encoded by the coding sequence ATGAACTACCGCAAGTTCAAGTCATACTCTCTGTTTGCGGCATTCGTCCTGTCAGCCGTCATTCTTATTGGCTGGTCGCAAACGTGGTTTTTTCTCGAGGTTACCTTTCCCACAGAAAACTCTGAGGGACTGGCTGTTTCCGGTCAGATAGCGGCTCCAGGTTTGAGTGCTTTCGGACTTGCAGGATTTGCTATTACCGCAGCACTTGCTCTCTCCTCAGTTGTCATACGTCGCATACTGGGAGTTTTGCTCTTTGGGCTTGGCGTCGCCGTTGTGTTGATGAGCATTTCTGCCTGGTCGGACCCAGTTCTTGCTGCAGCGTCTCAGTTGACTGCGTTGAGTGCCATTAGTGACATTGAGACGTTACGTACTTTTGTGATTTCTTCCTCGGCAACGGTCTGGCCAGGAATTACTGCTGTTGCAGGAATCCTTCTCGTTCCTGCGGGAATCATCATTGTGTTCACCGCAGGTAAGTGGGGTACCGGTAGTCGAAAGTTCGACAGAGTTGGCCCAAGCGGCTCAGATTCGGGGCAAGCCAAGCCTCCACAGAGAGCTCCTGATGAAAACAAAGATGTTTCTTCGGTAAATATTGACGCCTGGGACTCGTTGAGCCACGGAACCGACCCAACTATCAACTAG
- the trpC gene encoding indole-3-glycerol phosphate synthase TrpC — MLSDLTAGALADAAARREFVSFAEVEAAALAQSPALNALEFLAPADHIKVIAEVKRASPSRGDLAAIADPAALARTYAANGASTISVLTEGRKFKGTLEDLRAVRAEVSVPVLRKDFIAEKYQILEARAAGADLVLLIVAALEQELLAELNEFALSLGLTVLVETHSREELHRALDIDAKLIGVNARNLSTFELDRELFASLVGEIPTDVIKVAESAVRDATDVQHYRDAGADVVLVGEALVTSDPAATLQSFLAV; from the coding sequence ATGCTGTCCGACCTGACAGCTGGCGCTCTGGCGGATGCAGCTGCACGTCGTGAGTTTGTTTCCTTTGCAGAAGTAGAGGCAGCAGCACTAGCTCAGAGTCCTGCTCTGAATGCACTTGAATTTCTCGCACCAGCTGATCACATCAAGGTCATTGCTGAGGTGAAGCGTGCGAGTCCTTCACGTGGTGATCTTGCAGCAATCGCAGATCCTGCAGCTCTTGCGCGTACATATGCAGCTAATGGAGCTTCCACAATCAGTGTCCTCACCGAAGGACGCAAATTCAAGGGAACCCTCGAGGATTTGCGTGCTGTACGCGCTGAGGTTTCTGTTCCTGTCCTGCGTAAAGACTTCATTGCTGAGAAGTATCAAATTCTTGAAGCTCGTGCAGCAGGAGCGGATCTTGTTCTTTTGATTGTTGCGGCTTTAGAGCAAGAACTTCTTGCTGAACTCAACGAGTTTGCCCTGTCATTAGGGCTGACCGTTCTTGTTGAAACGCACTCACGTGAAGAGCTTCATCGTGCTCTCGATATTGATGCGAAGTTGATTGGTGTCAACGCGCGAAACTTAAGCACCTTCGAGCTAGATAGAGAACTCTTTGCTTCGCTCGTGGGCGAAATTCCTACTGACGTCATCAAAGTGGCAGAATCAGCGGTACGAGACGCAACAGATGTTCAGCACTATCGAGACGCAGGTGCTGATGTTGTACTTGTTGGTGAAGCACTCGTCACCTCAGATCCTGCAGCGACCCTCCAATCCTTCCTGGCGGTATAA
- the trpB gene encoding tryptophan synthase subunit beta — MALRDELGPYFGEYGGRFVPESLIAALDELSAAYELAKLDPGFQQELADLHRTYTGRPSIITEVPRFAEHAGGARIFLKREDLNHTGSHKINNVLGQALLAKRLGKTRIIAETGAGQHGVASATAAALFGLECVVYMGEVDTERQALNVARMRLLGATVIPVTTGSRTLKDAINEALRDWVANVDTTHYLLGTVAGPHPFPVMVRDFHKIIGEEAREQMLEITGQLPTAVAACVGGGSNAIGIFHAFLDDPSVGLYGFEAAGRGVDTPEHAATITKGRPGVLHGARSYMLQDEDGQTIESHSISAGLDYPGVGPEHSWLNDIGRAHYRPITDAEAMDALRLLARTEGIIPAIETAHGLAGALQLGKELGPDAIILVNNSGRGDKDMETAAKYFGILDGGAA, encoded by the coding sequence ATGGCTCTTCGCGATGAACTTGGTCCCTACTTCGGTGAATACGGTGGTCGCTTTGTTCCTGAATCGCTCATCGCTGCCTTGGATGAACTCTCTGCTGCCTATGAACTCGCCAAGCTCGACCCTGGTTTTCAGCAGGAATTAGCTGATCTTCACCGCACCTACACCGGTCGGCCATCCATCATTACAGAGGTTCCTCGTTTTGCGGAGCACGCCGGTGGAGCTCGTATCTTCCTCAAGCGTGAAGATCTCAACCACACAGGTAGCCACAAGATCAACAATGTGCTGGGACAGGCTCTCCTCGCTAAGCGTCTGGGCAAGACACGCATCATCGCTGAGACGGGTGCTGGTCAGCACGGTGTTGCCAGCGCCACTGCAGCTGCACTTTTTGGTCTCGAGTGTGTTGTCTACATGGGTGAGGTTGACACTGAACGTCAGGCACTCAATGTCGCTCGCATGCGTCTACTCGGCGCCACAGTCATTCCGGTTACCACCGGTTCTCGCACTCTCAAAGACGCCATCAATGAGGCACTTCGTGACTGGGTCGCCAACGTGGACACCACTCACTACTTGCTGGGTACTGTTGCCGGACCTCACCCGTTCCCTGTCATGGTTCGTGATTTCCACAAGATCATTGGCGAAGAAGCACGTGAACAGATGCTCGAAATCACTGGGCAACTCCCTACTGCCGTAGCTGCATGTGTTGGTGGTGGTTCAAACGCCATCGGTATTTTCCATGCTTTCCTTGATGATCCTTCAGTTGGTCTCTACGGTTTTGAGGCAGCTGGTCGCGGTGTTGACACACCTGAACACGCAGCAACCATCACAAAGGGTCGTCCAGGTGTTCTGCACGGAGCTCGTTCATACATGCTCCAAGATGAAGACGGACAGACCATTGAGTCCCACTCCATCTCTGCCGGTCTGGATTACCCCGGTGTTGGACCTGAACACTCCTGGCTCAACGACATTGGTCGTGCTCACTATCGCCCCATTACTGATGCTGAGGCTATGGATGCCTTGCGACTCCTAGCTCGCACAGAAGGCATCATTCCCGCTATTGAGACCGCTCACGGTCTTGCCGGTGCGCTGCAATTAGGGAAAGAGCTCGGTCCTGACGCGATTATTTTGGTGAATAACTCTGGTCGTGGTGACAAAGACATGGAAACTGCTGCCAAGTACTTCGGCATTCTCGATGGGGGAGCAGCATGA